In Miscanthus floridulus cultivar M001 chromosome 8, ASM1932011v1, whole genome shotgun sequence, the sequence GTCTGGTGCTTCTTCTATTGGTCTGACATCAGACATTTAGTCTGGTAATGAAAAGGAAGACTATAtcagtgttgttgctcattataTGACTGTTGACTGGGAGTTGTAGAAAAAGGTAATTGGTCTCCGCTTGATTGAGGTAAAACATACTGGTGACAATATTACAGAAAAAGTTACTTGTGTGATTGAAGAATTTGGTTTGCTTGACAAGGTGTTCTCTGTTACTCTTGACAATGCTTCTTCCAATGCTAATGCTATGGAAAAATTGACACATATGTTTGCTGGTTATCTGGGTTCTGAACCTGCACCTACACCTTCAGATCCTAATAAGGTTAAGTATCATCTtgtgcatcaacgttgtgcttgcCATATTATTAATCTGATAGTAAAATCTGGCTTAAAAAGGTTCAAACCTTACACTGAGGATTTCAGAATTGCTATTAACTTTTTGAATTCATCTAATCAAAGGATTGCTTTGTTCAAGAACTTTTGCAttgctaagggtgttagacctagaaagtttggtttggatatggatgttagatggaatcctacatatcttatgcttaaacacctgcttccatataaggatgttttttctgtgttcattaattccaaCTATGGCTCAACGTTGTTAACTGCAAGTCACTGGTATATTGCTAATAAAATACTTGAATTCCTGGAAGTTTTTTATGACTCCACAGTCACtctttctggtgtttactatccaactagtccacttattCTGCACCATCTGCTAGATATTATAACTCATTTGCATAAAAGTTCAAAGGATCAGAATCTATTTTCTGTTgtctatcctatgaagcttaaataccTAAAATACTGGAAGGACATACCTCTGCTgtattcatttgcattcattcttgatcctagagatAAAATGAGAGGTTTATTTAATGTTCTTACCATAATGCAACAAAAAACTGGTTTTGACTATAGTTCTTATTATGGTATTGTGAAAACTGAAATTTTCAAGTTGTTTAACAAGTATGAAgaaaagtttggtgcagctaggtctcaaaggagGGCTGCACATCCTACAAGCATCACAGGTAAGAGGAAGCATGCATGGGGAAGAATTTTTAGAGGCCCTGGAGCATCAGGTGTTGTTGGACCTTCCCCTGCCTCTGCTCCTAGTCCTTCTTTATCTACTTATGCTGCTGCTTGTGAGCTATCTGCTTATctagacagtgacaatgtcactgcatatgaggatgactttgatctacttctctggtggcgtgaccgTAAGCTAACATATCCAGTGCTTTCTATCATGGCTAGAGACATTATGTCAGTTCCTATTTCAACAGTGTCTTCAGAATCTTGTTTCAGCTTGACAGGAAGAATACTTGAGGAGCG encodes:
- the LOC136469172 gene encoding zinc finger BED domain-containing protein RICESLEEPER 2-like, with the translated sequence MADEDGLLSVGLAPEGENDDDTRANADALFGNTSKRKSLVWADFEEIYEVINGSRIYTKAICKMCKTTLSARSSAGTGHLKRHQKSCRIKTDQRARVQSRLSYNPDGSVYNWDYKPEVARSELCRLITKLDLPLGIGETDAWEEYIVRAHNPRFVKTFSLKKVIGLRLIEVKHTGDNITEKVTCVIEEFGLLDKVFSVTLDNASSNANAMEKLTHMFAGYLGSEPAPTPSDPNKVKYHLVHQRCACHIINLIVKSGLKRFKPYTEDFRIAINFLNSSNQRIALFKNFCIAKGVRPRKFGLDMDVRWNPTYLMLKHLLPYKDVFSVFINSNYGSTLLTASHWYIANKILEFLEVFYDSTVTLSGVYYPTSPLILHHLLDIITHLHKSSKDQNLFSVVYPMKLKYLKYWKDIPLLYSFAFILDPRDKMRGLFNVLTIMQQKTGFDYSSYYGIVKTEIFKLFNKYEEKFGAARSQRRAAHPTSITGKRKHAWGRIFRGPGASGVVGPSPASAPSPSLSTYAAACELSAYLDSDNVTAYEDDFDLLLWWRDRKLTYPVLSIMARDIMSVPISTVSSESCFSLTGRILEERRRRLLLEHVEMLACIKDWELGERRLQHDVDNQELVDSFEHLYLDEDASTSGSRAPSATTSASVASASGD